From the Corynebacterium sp. P3-F1 genome, the window GCGGTTTAAGGCGGTTGGGGAGCATGGAACGTCGACAAGCGAAAGCCCCACGAAGCCGGGTGAGGCCTTGGTATACCCTGGAATGCGTGACACGGGGTGCCGTTGTGGCTGTCCGAGACCGCCGCGACGCCGTAAGGCGAAGGCTGAGATGACACCCGTCGAACCTGAACCAGTTAGCACTGGCGGAGGGATGGTCGCTACGATTGCGTGCGTCTGTACCTGTCCGCCCCGAAAAAGGCCGAGGTACATGGGCATTAGCAAGAAAATCGCCGTTTTTCTCACCGCGCTCGCATCCACGATGATGTTGGCGGCGTGCGGCGGCGGCGCCGGCGATGAGGACGGAATGACCAAGGTCCGCTTCGCGCTGGACTGGACGCCGAACACCAACCACACCGGACTGTACGTGGCCATGAACAAGGGCTACTTCAAGGATGCTGGTTTGGATGTCGAGGTCGTGCCGTACAACGACAGCAACCCGATCCTGCTCATCGATTCCGGCAACGCCGAGTTCGCGGTGGACACCCAGGACCGCATGACCATGGCTAAGGCGGCGGGCGCGGACGTGCGCTCCGTGCTGGCGGTCGAGCAGACCTGGACCACCGAAGTCAGTGTTCTCGCCGAACGCGACGACATCACGAGCCCGGCCGATCTCGACGGCAAGACCTTCGGCGGTTTCGGCTCTCCGGCAGACCACGCGATCCTGAAGGGGGTCATCCGCGGCGCCGGCGGCAAGGGCGAGTTCGAGGAGGTCACCCTGGGCACCTCCGCGTACGAGGCGCTGTACTCCAAAGATGTCGACTTCACTGTTCCGTACGTCGCTTGGGAGGGCATCGAGGCTGAGGACCGCGGGGTCAAGCTGCAGAACTTCGCCTACACCGACTACGGCTTCCCGGACTGCTACCAGATGCTCATCATCGGCGGGAACAAGTGGATGAACGAGCACCCGGAGGAGAGCAAGAAATTCGTCCAGGCCATCCAGCGCGGCTACCAGGACGCAGTGGACAACCCGGACGAGGCAGCCGAAATCCTGCAGAAGGAGAATCCGGAGATCCTCACCGACCTCGAATTCCTGAAGAAGAGCCAGCGCATGCTCTCCGAGAAGTACATGCTGGACGAGAACGGCAAGTTCGGCCACCAGACGCAGGAGCACTGGGCCGATCTGGGCCAGTTCCTGTTCGACAACGGGCTGCTTGTCGACGACGCCAACAAGCCCCTCACCGAGGCTCCGGACTGGGGCACCTACTTCACCAATGAGTACATCGCCGACTAAACCCGCGGCTTCCGCCTCCACGTCGGTGGTCGCCGGAGGCGGCGCCGGGCGGGCGCGGGGACTCAGCAGCAATATTTGGGTCCCGCTGCTCTTCGTCCTCGTCGGGCTGGCGGTGTGGGAGGTACTGGTGCGCGCCACCGGCGTGCGTCCGCAGGTGCTGCCGGCCCCGTCGCAGGTGGCCCGCTCCGGGTGGGCGCAGCGCGAGATTCTGGGCACCCACGCGATCGCCACGCTGCAGGTGACGCTGATTGGCTTCGCGCTCTCGCTGGTCTGTGCGTGGCTCATCGCTATCGCGATCGATTTCTCGCCGACCCTGAAGCGCGGGCTGACCCCGCTGCTCGTCGCCTCGCAAACAATTCCCGTGGTGGCGATTGCCCCGTTGATGATCATTTGGTTCGGCTTCGGTCTCCTGCCGAAGACACTGGTGGTCGCGCTTGTGACGTTCTTCCCCATCTCCATCGGCTTGATCGAAGGCTTCGCCCGCACCGACCGCGAAGCATCGAACCTGCTGCGCAGCATGGGAGCGTCGAAATGGCGCGAATTCTGGATGGTCCGGTTACCGTCCGCGATGCCGGAGTTCTTCACAGCCCTGCGCATCGGCATCACATACGCGGTGACGGGCGCGATCTTCGCCGAGTACGTCGGCGCGAAGAAGGGCCTGGGCATCTACATGAGCGTGCAGAAGAACGCGTTCCGCACCGACCTCGTCCTGGCAGCTGTGGTGGTCACCGCGGTGATCAGCATTTTGCTCTACCTGTCCACCTATCTCATTGAGCGCGCGGTCATTCCGTGGCACATCAAGGAAAGGAAGGCCGAGCGTGCTTGAGCTCGACCAGATCAGCCGCGCATTCGGTGACCGCCAGGTGCTCGACCGTGTGAGTTTCGATGTCGCGCCGGGCGAGTTCGTCTCGCTCATCGGCCCATCCGGCGCCGGCAAGTCGACGTTGTTCAATATCATCGCCGGCCTGGACCAACCCGATTCCGGAGAATGGCGTTTCGACGGCACCACAGCCTACATGCCGCAGAAAGACCTCCTCTTCCCGTGGCGCACTATCGAAGCCAACGCCGCACTCGGCCTTGAAGTTCAGGGAGTACCCAAAAAAGAGGCCTGCGCCCGCGCCCGCGAATGGTTCCCGCAGTTCGGGCTGGAAGGATTCGAGGAAGCATTGCCGTTCCAGCTCTCCGGCGGCATGCGCCAGCGCGCCGCACTGTTGCGCACTGTCGTGCAGGAGAAGAGCACCCTGCTTCTCGACGAACCCTTCGGCGCCCTCGACTCCCTCACCCGTACCGAGCTGCAGAACTGGTTGCAGGGGATGTGGGCGGAGCACGACTGGACCGCCATGCTGATCACCCACGACGTGCGGGAGGCCATCATGCTCTCCGACCGGATCGTGGTGCTCAGTCCACGCCCCGCATCCGTCCGGGAGATCATCGACGTAGACCTGCCGCGCCCCCGCGGCACGGACGTGCTCAGCTCACCAGAATTCGGCGAGCTGGAGCGGCGCATCTTGGAGCACCTGCAGACGCGTTAGGGGGCGGAGCTGCGAGGCGAGGGGGCAGAGAGGTTAGACGTCCAGCTCCGGGTGGATGTCCTTCTCCATGAGCACCCGCTCCTTCCAGAAGCCCAGCATGGCGAGCAGGAAGGACAAGACACCGACGGCGCCGAGGACGACCATGGCCACTTCGACGCGGTTATCGCCAGGGAGTGTGCCAAAGAGCGTGTGGCGCATCAGGTCCACCGAGAATCGCATCGGATCCCACGAGTGGACCCACTGGATGAAGTCCGGCTGCACCTCAGGGGGGTAGAGGCCGTTGGAGGCCACCAGCTGGAGCGACATGAGCACCATGGTGATCAAGCGGCCCACAGACGGGCCGAAGAGGGCGTAAATGGCCAAGATCGCGGTGTTGAACACTGCGGCGATGAAGCCCAAGGACAGCAGCATCTGCACCGGGTGAACCGGATCGACCTTGAGCACGAAGGCCTGCACAACCCACAGGTTGAAGGCCTGCACCAAACCGACCAGGACTGCGGGGATCCACGAGCCCATGACCACGCGCGCCGGGTTGGTGCCCGAGTCGATAGCGCGGCGGGAGATCGGGTTGAAGACCATGAACAGAATCAGGCCGCCGAACCACAGCGACAGGGAGAGGAAGAAGGGGGACAGGCCTTGGCCGCAGCGCCGGCTTCTCGGCCGGTTGCTCACCGCGTGGCGGCGGGAAGGTTCTTTTCGGAGTCCAAGCGTCTAAAAACCGAGAGCCCCGTGTCTCGGCACCGCCGCGCCCAGCTTCGCCCTGCTACTTGCCCGGATTCTCCCGCTGCGCGTCATCGAGCGTGTCCAGCGTGGACAGCTGTTCGTCGATGGAGTTCAGCAGCTCCTCATCGCGCTCCGCAGGTTCCTCGCTGAGCGGACCGTGGTCCTTACCGGCGGTGACGCGTGTGGAACCCTGTGTCGGCGGCTGAGTCTTCTGCACTGCCGGCTTCGCAGGCGCCGCCTTCTGCGGAACCTTCTTGGCTGGTGCCTTTTTAGCCGGTGCCGGGGAATCGGTGCCGAAGATGAGGTAGTAGACACCGCCGGCGATGGCGGCGAGCAGGGCCAGGATCAGGGCGCCAAGGGCAATGCCGTTGCCGCTCTTGCCGGACTTGCCGGATTTCTTGCCCTGCTTCTTCTGTTTCTTCAGGGCCTTTTCCAGCTCCTTCTTCTCTTTTTTGTCCAGCTGGTCTTGCTCGAACAGGGCGCGGCGGCGGTCCAGGCGGGCGTGAGCTGCACGGGTCACATCGCCGGCCTGGAGGCGGGCGGCGCTGAAGTTGGAGGTGTCTTCATTGATCTCGTCGTTGTCGCCGCGCGCCATTAGGCGGACGGCCTCGTACACGTCGCGCTTCTGCTCGTTGTTCAGGTCGCGGTAACGGTTGAACAGTGTTCCCGCCACCGCGGAGGCGATGCGGATATTGCGGAGGTTCATCGTGTGTTCTGGCCTTTCGTCGTGTGGAGCAACGCTATGTGCTTCCCCACACTAGTGAACTGAGCGGACACCGTCGCGGACTTTCGCTGTCCTTCGCTATAGTTCCCCGGAAAGTGAACCGCTCGGTTCAGTTTCAGCGAAATTCGCGGTTTTATATTCACACGCGGAACAGTCGTGAACTGCATCAATGGGCGCGGAAACAGGGGACCCCTTTGATCGCTCAAACCGGGCCGGGTTACATTCCAACCAGTTTCCAAGTGCTGAGCCCAGCCAACCGGACACCCGCGTGCCCGGCAGAACGAACACCTGAACCGATAGGACGAAAGGACTCCTTCGTTGACTGAAGGACACTTTTCGTCGAGGCTGTCGGCGTCTGCGCCCTTGGACCCCCTCGACGAAGCACCACACGACGGTGCCCGCCACGCTGTGAAGCGGCAGACGAGGACCGCCCTGAGTTTCGAGCTCATCCCGCCACGCCATGATGCAGACGAGGCGAAGCTGAAAGACCTCATCACCGGCTTGGCGGCCTACAACCCCGACTACGTTGCCGTGACCAGCTCCCGCCGCTCCGGGTGGCTGCAGGGCACCGCCGACTTCATCTCCCGGCTCAGCGAGAGCACCAACCTGCCCACGATCGCGCACCTAGCGTGCACCGCGGGGCCCACCGAGGAGTTGGCCGATTGGATTCGCACGCTCATCGACTCCGGTGTGCGCGGCTTCCTCGCCCTGCGCGGCGACCTCCCGGAGGGGGAGGACCACCTACCGGAGGGCTACCTCCAGTACGCCACTGAGCTTTTGACCCTGATCCGGGAGATCGAGGAAGAAAACGCCTACCGCCTCGCAGCGGGCAAACTCGCTCTTTCGGTGGCGTGCTACCCGTCCGGGCACGCGGAATCGCCCACGCCCGACCTCGATTTGGACGTGCTCTTGTCCAAGCAGCGGCTCGGCGCGGATTTCGCCATTACGCAACTGTTTTTCGAGGCGGAGGATTACCTTCGCTTCGCGGAGCAGTCCCGGATGGCGGGCGTGCGCATCCCCCTGATCCCCGGCATCATGCCTATGACGAGCCTGAAGCGGGCCCAGCGCATGGGCGTGCTGTCGGGGATCGAGGTGCCGCAGCGTGTCGTCGATAAGCTGGCGGCGGCGAGCGACCCGGACGAGGAATACGAGGTGGGCATGCAGCTCACCGCGGAACTCGCCGGCAAGCTTCTCGACGCCGGCGTGGGCGGCCTGCACATCTACACCCACAACAACCTGGCGGTGACGCAAGACCTGCTGTCGCGGCTCGGAATCGAACCTAAATAGCAAACCCCCAAGGAGAAACTGTGAGTACTTTCCCCAAGGCCACGATCGAGGGTTACCCCCGCATCGGCGCCAACCGTGAGCTCAAGCGCGCGCTGGAGTCCTACTGGTCCGGCCGCATCGACGCCGACACCTTCCGCACGACCACTCGTGCACTGCGCATCGACACCTACAACCATCTGCGCGACCTCGGCCTGACCGAGGACTACGCCATCCCGGCGGATGTCGCCTACTACGACCAGGTGCTCGAGACCGGCCTCACCGTCGGCCTGATCGCCGGCGGCACCGACCTGGACGAGGAATTTGCTCTGGCCCGCGGCAACGACACCCGCGTTCCGCTCGAGATGACCAAGTGGTTCGACACCAACTACCACTACCTCGTGCCCGAGGTTGAAGCTGGCCAGGACATCACCCCGGCATCGGAGCGCGTGCTTCGTCTCGTCGAGGAAGCTCGCGAGGCCGGCCACAAGGTCCGCCCGGCGCTCGTCGGCCCGGTCACCCTCCTCGCCCTGGCCAAGCCGGTCGAGTGGTCGCTGCTGGACAAGCTTGTCGACGCCTACGCTGCCGTCTTCGCCGCCCTCAAGGAAGCCGGTGTCGAGTGGGTCCAGGTCGCTGAGCCGGCACTGGTCGCCGATCTGTCCACCCCGGACGCTGAGCTGGCCAAGTACACCGAGCAGGCATGGACCAAGCTCCTGGCCGAAGAAAACCGCCCGAACGTGTACGTGACCACCCCGTACGGCTCCGCCCGCGAGGGCCTGAACGCCCTGGCCACGGTCGCTCCGGAGGCAGTCCACGTCGACCTGTCCCCGTGGACCCTCGACGCCGACACCGACTACCCGGCACGCGTCGCCGCCGCCTTCGACGGCAAGGACACCACACTCGTCGCCGGCCTCATCGACGGCCGCAACGTCTGGGCCGCCAACCTGCGCGAGAAGGTCGAAGTGCTGAACAAGCTGGGCACTGCCGCTGACGCACACGTGTCCACCTCCACCTCCCTGCAGCACGTCCCGCACACCCTCAACGCCGAGAAGAACCTCCCGGTCGATGTCGCTCCGTGGCTGTCGTTTGCCGACGAAAAGATCGAGGAGATCACCGCTCTCGTCGCCGGCGAGGAGAACGCGCCGGAGGCATTCGGCCGCTCCGACCGCGCCGTACGCACCCGCGCAGAGTCCACCCGCATCCACAACGCAGCCGTCACCGACCGTGTGGCCAAGCTGCCGGAGGGCACCGTTCAGCGTCAGCCGGAGTTCGCGGAGCGCCAGGAAGCTCAGAAGGAGCTCGGCCTCCCGGCACTGCCGACCACCACGATCGGTTCCTTCCCGCAGACCACCGAGATCCGCAAGGCCCGCGCCGACCACCGCGCCGGCGAACTCAACGACGAGCAGTACAACGAGGCGCTCAAGACCGAGGTCAAGAACGTCATCGATCTGCAGGAGCGCCTCGGCCTGGACGTCCTCGTCCACGGTGAGCCGGAGCGCAACGACATGGTCCAGTACTTCGCCGAGCTTCTCGACGGCTTCGTGGTCACCGAGAATGGCTGGGTCCAGTCCTACGGCTCCCGCTGCACCCGTCCCCCGATCGTCGTCGGCGACGTCTCCCGCCCGGAGGCCATGACCACCGAGTGGTCCGCGTACGCGCAGTCTTTGTCCGACAAGCCGGTCAAGGGCATGCTCACCGGCCCGGTCACCATCCTGGCCTGGTCCTTCAAGCGCGACGACGTCCCGTTGTCCGTGTCCGCCGACCAGATCGGTGTCGCACTCGCCGACGAGGTCGCCGACCTGGAGAAGGCCGGCATCAAGGTCATCCAGATCGACGAGCCGGCTCTCCGCGAGCTGCTCCCGCTGCGCGCCGACGACCGTCCGGCCTACCTCGACTGGGCTGTCCGCGCCTTCCGCCTCGTGGCTCTGGAGGCACAGCCCACCACGCAGATCCACACCCACCTCTGCTACTCCGAGTTCGGCCAGATCATCGACGCCGTCGCCGGCCTTGATGCCGACGTCACCTCCATCGAGGCCGCGCGTTCCAAGATGGAGCTGCTCGAGGACATCGACGAGACCTTCCACGCCGAGATCGGCCCGGGTGTCTACGACATCCACTCCCCGCGCGTGCCGTCCAAGGAGGAGATGGTCGAGCTGATCAAGGCCGCCCTGGATAACGTCCCGGCCGAGCGCCTGTGGGTCAACCCGGACTGCGGCCTGAAGACCCGCGGCTACGCCGAGGTCGAGCCGGCACTGGCCAACATGGTCGCCGCCCGCGACGAGGTCGCCCAGGGGCTCTAGACTCCTACGGCCCCTCAGACCGGCCGACTCACTCCTAGATCCAGCTACTAGGATCCAGCCATTCGCCTGAAAAGGTGCAATTAGCTGGATCCAAGTAGCTGGTTTCTCATTTGGGGCGGGTTTTGTGGCGGGCAGGTCGGCGCCGAAGCCGATGCGGGTGCCGGCTCGGGTCCAGCGACGGCTCTCCTGCGGGACGCGTATCCTAGACCGCATGACTCAGAAGACTCAGACAATGACGTTCCACACCAACCACGGCGACATCGTGGTCGACCTCTTCGGCAATCACGCCCCGACCACGATCGAGGTCATCACCGGCCTAGCCAAGGGCACCCAGGAGTACTCCACCAAGAACGCGTCCGGCTCGAATGAGGGTCCGTTCTATGACGGAGCTATTTTCCACCGCATTATCCCGGGCTTCATGATTCAGGGCGGCGACCCGACCGGCACCGGCACCGGCGGCCCGGGCTTCCAGTTCGCCGACGAGTTCCACCCGGAGCTCCAGTTCGACCGTCCGTACCTGCTGGCCATGGCTAATGCGGGCCCGGGCACGAACGGTTCCCAGTTCTTCATCACGGTCGCGCAGACCCCGCACCTGAACAACCGCCACACCATCTTCGGCGAGGTCACGGACGAGGCATCCAAGGAGGTCGTCGACGAGATCTCTAACGTCGAGACGGGCCGTATGGACCGCCCGGTCGAAGACGTGGTCATCGAGTCCGTCACGGTCTCGGAGTAGTTCACAGGTTGAACCGCGTCCTTTACGGCGCCCCCGCCACAGCCGTCATTGTAGCGCTGTGCGTGGGGGCGTTCCTCGTTGCGGCGCTCGACGCGCATTCGCTTATCGACGTCATCTGGTCCTCCCGCGCCGGCACCTTCACGGTCCTGTGGGGCCCCTTCGTCGTCGACGAGCGCTTCGGCTGGCTTCGAGCACTGACCTCCGGGTTCATGCACTTGGACATCACTCATCTAGTGGTGAACGTGCTCATGCTCGTTGTTGTCGGTGCCGCTGTTGAGCGCGCCGTGGGCACGGGTCCCTTTGCGCTGGCCTATATCGCCGGTGTTCTGGGAGGCTCGGCGGCGGTGCTGATGTTCGGTTTTGACGAACCCACCGCTGGCGCTTCGGGAGCTCTCTACGCTTTAATGGCGTTGCTCGTGGCAGTCGCAGCGCGCAGCCACGCTGACCTCCGGGCACCGCTGGTGTTGGTTTGCGGCAACCTCATCTTCACGTTGATCACGCCGAATGTGAGCCTGTGGGGTCACCTCGGCGGGCTCATCGCCGGCACGCTCATGGCTGCTCCGCTCACCTCGCAGGACGCGCGTGTCCGCTGGGGAGGTGCGGCGGTTGGTTTGGCAGCTGCGGCTGCTGCGAGCACTGTCCCGATCTGGGCTTGAAAAAGCTGCCGGTGAAATAAGTTATGGCGAATATCCCGTGACGCTCGTACCGTTGTGTACATGCCAACGAAATTCCGCGTACAAAATCCGCAGACCAACGAAATTGTCGAAAGCTTCGACTTCATCACCGACGACGAACTAGAGCAGGCGCTGTCCACCGCGAGCGAAACGTTCAAGCAGTGGCGTGAAAAGAGCTTCGAAGAGCGCGCCGAGATCCTCCACAAGGTCGCATCGCTTTTCGACGAAAAGCGCGACGAACTCTCCCGCACCATCGCCGAAGAAATGGGCAAGTCCATCACTGAGGGTGACGGTGAGGTCGACGATGTCGTTGAGATCTT encodes:
- a CDS encoding ABC transporter substrate-binding protein; its protein translation is MGISKKIAVFLTALASTMMLAACGGGAGDEDGMTKVRFALDWTPNTNHTGLYVAMNKGYFKDAGLDVEVVPYNDSNPILLIDSGNAEFAVDTQDRMTMAKAAGADVRSVLAVEQTWTTEVSVLAERDDITSPADLDGKTFGGFGSPADHAILKGVIRGAGGKGEFEEVTLGTSAYEALYSKDVDFTVPYVAWEGIEAEDRGVKLQNFAYTDYGFPDCYQMLIIGGNKWMNEHPEESKKFVQAIQRGYQDAVDNPDEAAEILQKENPEILTDLEFLKKSQRMLSEKYMLDENGKFGHQTQEHWADLGQFLFDNGLLVDDANKPLTEAPDWGTYFTNEYIAD
- a CDS encoding ABC transporter permease; the encoded protein is MSTSPTKPAASASTSVVAGGGAGRARGLSSNIWVPLLFVLVGLAVWEVLVRATGVRPQVLPAPSQVARSGWAQREILGTHAIATLQVTLIGFALSLVCAWLIAIAIDFSPTLKRGLTPLLVASQTIPVVAIAPLMIIWFGFGLLPKTLVVALVTFFPISIGLIEGFARTDREASNLLRSMGASKWREFWMVRLPSAMPEFFTALRIGITYAVTGAIFAEYVGAKKGLGIYMSVQKNAFRTDLVLAAVVVTAVISILLYLSTYLIERAVIPWHIKERKAERA
- a CDS encoding ABC transporter ATP-binding protein, translated to MLELDQISRAFGDRQVLDRVSFDVAPGEFVSLIGPSGAGKSTLFNIIAGLDQPDSGEWRFDGTTAYMPQKDLLFPWRTIEANAALGLEVQGVPKKEACARAREWFPQFGLEGFEEALPFQLSGGMRQRAALLRTVVQEKSTLLLDEPFGALDSLTRTELQNWLQGMWAEHDWTAMLITHDVREAIMLSDRIVVLSPRPASVREIIDVDLPRPRGTDVLSSPEFGELERRILEHLQTR
- a CDS encoding YhgE/Pip family protein; protein product: MSNRPRSRRCGQGLSPFFLSLSLWFGGLILFMVFNPISRRAIDSGTNPARVVMGSWIPAVLVGLVQAFNLWVVQAFVLKVDPVHPVQMLLSLGFIAAVFNTAILAIYALFGPSVGRLITMVLMSLQLVASNGLYPPEVQPDFIQWVHSWDPMRFSVDLMRHTLFGTLPGDNRVEVAMVVLGAVGVLSFLLAMLGFWKERVLMEKDIHPELDV
- a CDS encoding methylenetetrahydrofolate reductase is translated as MTEGHFSSRLSASAPLDPLDEAPHDGARHAVKRQTRTALSFELIPPRHDADEAKLKDLITGLAAYNPDYVAVTSSRRSGWLQGTADFISRLSESTNLPTIAHLACTAGPTEELADWIRTLIDSGVRGFLALRGDLPEGEDHLPEGYLQYATELLTLIREIEEENAYRLAAGKLALSVACYPSGHAESPTPDLDLDVLLSKQRLGADFAITQLFFEAEDYLRFAEQSRMAGVRIPLIPGIMPMTSLKRAQRMGVLSGIEVPQRVVDKLAAASDPDEEYEVGMQLTAELAGKLLDAGVGGLHIYTHNNLAVTQDLLSRLGIEPK
- the metE gene encoding 5-methyltetrahydropteroyltriglutamate--homocysteine S-methyltransferase gives rise to the protein MSTFPKATIEGYPRIGANRELKRALESYWSGRIDADTFRTTTRALRIDTYNHLRDLGLTEDYAIPADVAYYDQVLETGLTVGLIAGGTDLDEEFALARGNDTRVPLEMTKWFDTNYHYLVPEVEAGQDITPASERVLRLVEEAREAGHKVRPALVGPVTLLALAKPVEWSLLDKLVDAYAAVFAALKEAGVEWVQVAEPALVADLSTPDAELAKYTEQAWTKLLAEENRPNVYVTTPYGSAREGLNALATVAPEAVHVDLSPWTLDADTDYPARVAAAFDGKDTTLVAGLIDGRNVWAANLREKVEVLNKLGTAADAHVSTSTSLQHVPHTLNAEKNLPVDVAPWLSFADEKIEEITALVAGEENAPEAFGRSDRAVRTRAESTRIHNAAVTDRVAKLPEGTVQRQPEFAERQEAQKELGLPALPTTTIGSFPQTTEIRKARADHRAGELNDEQYNEALKTEVKNVIDLQERLGLDVLVHGEPERNDMVQYFAELLDGFVVTENGWVQSYGSRCTRPPIVVGDVSRPEAMTTEWSAYAQSLSDKPVKGMLTGPVTILAWSFKRDDVPLSVSADQIGVALADEVADLEKAGIKVIQIDEPALRELLPLRADDRPAYLDWAVRAFRLVALEAQPTTQIHTHLCYSEFGQIIDAVAGLDADVTSIEAARSKMELLEDIDETFHAEIGPGVYDIHSPRVPSKEEMVELIKAALDNVPAERLWVNPDCGLKTRGYAEVEPALANMVAARDEVAQGL
- a CDS encoding peptidylprolyl isomerase, encoding MTQKTQTMTFHTNHGDIVVDLFGNHAPTTIEVITGLAKGTQEYSTKNASGSNEGPFYDGAIFHRIIPGFMIQGGDPTGTGTGGPGFQFADEFHPELQFDRPYLLAMANAGPGTNGSQFFITVAQTPHLNNRHTIFGEVTDEASKEVVDEISNVETGRMDRPVEDVVIESVTVSE
- a CDS encoding rhomboid family intramembrane serine protease, which encodes MNRVLYGAPATAVIVALCVGAFLVAALDAHSLIDVIWSSRAGTFTVLWGPFVVDERFGWLRALTSGFMHLDITHLVVNVLMLVVVGAAVERAVGTGPFALAYIAGVLGGSAAVLMFGFDEPTAGASGALYALMALLVAVAARSHADLRAPLVLVCGNLIFTLITPNVSLWGHLGGLIAGTLMAAPLTSQDARVRWGGAAVGLAAAAAASTVPIWA